One segment of Pan paniscus chromosome 20, NHGRI_mPanPan1-v2.0_pri, whole genome shotgun sequence DNA contains the following:
- the S1PR4 gene encoding sphingosine 1-phosphate receptor 4 has product MNATGTPVAPESCQQLAAGGHSRLIVLHYNHSGRLAGRGGPEDGGLGALRGLSVAASCLVVLENLLVLAAITSHMRSRRWVYYCLVNITLSDLLTGAAYLANVLLSGARTFRLAPAQWFLREGLLFTALAASTFSLLFTAGERFATMVRPVAESGATKTSRVYGFIGLCWLLAALLGMLPLLGWNCLCAFDRCSSLLPLYSKRYILFCLVIFAGVLATIMGLYGAIFRLVQASGQKAPRPAARRKARRLLKTVLMILLAFLVCWGPLFGLLLADVFGSNLWAQEYLRGMDWILALAVLNSAVNPIIYSFRSREVCRAVLSFLCCGCLRLGMRGPGDCLARAVEAHSGASTTDSSLRPRDSFRGSRSLSFRMREPLSSISSVRSI; this is encoded by the coding sequence ATGAACGCCACGGGGACCCCGGTGGCCCCCGAGTCCTGCCAACAGCTGGCGGCCGGCGGGCACAGCCGGCTCATCGTGCTGCACTACAACCACTCGGGCCggctggccgggcgcgggggGCCGGAGGATGGCGGCCTGGGGGCCCTGCGGGGGCTGTCGGTGGCCGCCAGCTGCCTGGTGGTGCTGGAGAACTTGCTGGTGCTGGCGGCCATCACCAGCCACATGCGGTCGCGACGCTGGGTCTACTATTGCCTGGTGAACATCACGCTGAGTGACCTGCTCACGGGCGCGGCCTACCTGGCCAACGTGCTGCTGTCGGGGGCCCGCACCTTCCGTCTGGCGCCCGCCCAGTGGTTCCTACGGGAGGGCCTGCTCTTCACCGCCCTGGCCGCCTCCACCTTCAGCCTGCTCTTCACTGCAGGGGAGCGCTTTGCCACCATGGTGCGGCCGGTGGCCGAGAGCGGGGCCACCAAGACCAGCCGCGTCTACGGCTTCATCGGCCTCTGCTGGCTGCTGGCCGCGCTGCTGGGGATGCTGCCTTTGCTGGGCTGGAACTGCCTGTGCGCCTTTGACCGCTGCTCCAGCCTTCTGCCCCTCTACTCCAAGCGCTACATCCTCTTCTGCCTGGTGATCTTCGCCGGCGTCCTGGCCACCATCATGGGCCTCTATGGGGCCATCTTCCGCCTGGTGCAGGCCAGCGGGCAGAAGGCCCCACGCCCAGCGGCCCGCCGCAAGGCCCGCCGCCTGCTGAAGACGGTGCTGATGATCCTGCTGGCCTTCCTGGTGTGCTGGGGCCCACTCTTCGGGCTGCTGCTGGCCGACGTCTTTGGCTCCAACCTCTGGGCCCAGGAGTACCTGCGGGGCATGGACTGGATCCTGGCCCTGGCCGTCCTCAACTCGGCGGTCAACCCCATCATCTACTCCTTCCGCAGCAGGGAGGTGTGCAGAGCCGTGCTCAGCTTCCTCTGCTGTGGGTGTCTCCGGCTGGGCATGCGAGGGCCCGGGGACTGCCTGGCCCGGGCCGTCGAGGCTCACTCCGGAGCTTCCACCACCGACAGCTCTCTGAGGCCGAGGGACAGCTTTCGCGGCTCCCGCTCGCTCAGCTTTCGGATGCGGGAGCCCCTGTCCAGCATCTCCAGCGTGCGGAGCATCTGA